In Flavobacterium cerinum, one genomic interval encodes:
- a CDS encoding DUF6232 family protein, whose translation MEENKKEKKTNEKVFYRDLTVKVTQFRYITDNKTYVIKNISFVTINKIIGCRFCARFVIITGFIALFIPNDFQLIIGAILIVLGVIWHICIKDLFTVCIGTNGARINSITSSDENYIKKIVDAVNQAIIHRG comes from the coding sequence ATGGAAGAAAATAAAAAGGAAAAAAAGACCAACGAAAAAGTCTTTTACCGAGATCTAACAGTTAAGGTTACACAATTTCGCTACATAACTGATAATAAAACTTATGTGATAAAAAACATTTCATTTGTTACAATTAATAAGATTATTGGATGTCGATTTTGTGCTAGGTTTGTAATAATTACAGGTTTTATCGCACTTTTTATCCCAAATGATTTTCAATTAATTATTGGTGCAATTTTAATTGTCTTAGGTGTTATATGGCATATCTGTATCAAGGATTTATTTACTGTATGTATTGGAACAAATGGAGCAAGAATAAACAGCATTACTTCTAGCGATGAAAATTATATCAAAAAGATTGTTGATGCCGTAAACCAAGCGATTATTCATAGAGGTTAA
- a CDS encoding DUF6934 family protein translates to MNGLSVYGIQQTAGEIKVQYLFESVGKSTIIKAIEYTPVASMGNKIVYNFGFGDYDGTLDRIIDDVNSNNGDIYRVFNTVLSSVPLFFEANKEAVLIVSGSDSHDEFIIRCLPTCKKKCNAHCKNYQRRIKTYRYYIDKNFEELSMDYIFFGYESKRDEFVRYLPNNHYESILVYKKNG, encoded by the coding sequence TTGAATGGTTTATCAGTATATGGAATCCAGCAAACGGCAGGCGAAATAAAAGTACAATACCTTTTTGAAAGTGTTGGGAAAAGTACAATAATCAAAGCAATAGAATATACGCCAGTAGCTTCTATGGGGAACAAGATAGTCTATAATTTTGGCTTCGGAGATTACGACGGAACTTTAGACAGAATAATAGATGATGTAAATAGTAATAACGGAGATATTTACAGAGTATTCAATACTGTTTTAAGCTCCGTTCCGCTGTTTTTTGAAGCAAATAAAGAAGCCGTTTTAATTGTCAGTGGCAGTGATAGTCATGATGAATTTATTATACGTTGTTTACCCACTTGTAAAAAGAAATGTAATGCGCATTGTAAAAATTATCAAAGAAGAATTAAAACATACCGGTATTACATTGATAAAAATTTTGAAGAATTAAGTATGGACTATATTTTTTTCGGATATGAAAGTAAAAGGGACGAATTTGTCCGGTATTTACCTAATAACCATTATGAAAGCATTTTGGTTTACAAGAAAAACGGTTAA
- the aroB gene encoding 3-dehydroquinate synthase has product MQTIQANGYSIFFNENCYTYLSETLQSDVYSKIFIIVDSETANYCLPDFLANLATEVPIEIIEFDAGEVFKNIETCTQIWQALTELGADRKSIIINVGGGVVTDLGGFVACTYKRGIDFINVPTTLLAMVDASVGGKNGVDLGNLKNQIGVIQNPKAVLVDTHYLGTLPQNQMRSGLAEMLKHGLIQDYDYWRQFSDLSNLNTDDLNALIHQSVIIKNNVVTQDPTEKGLRKALNFGHTLGHAIESYCLENENKTTLLHGEAIAAGMILESFLSLKKGFLTDAEYHEIKYVITDIYPTVSFTENDINSIIDLLIHDKKNEFGKVKFVLLNEIGAVKTDQDIENGLIFKAFEDYKN; this is encoded by the coding sequence ATGCAAACAATTCAGGCTAACGGATATTCCATCTTTTTTAACGAAAACTGTTATACATATTTAAGTGAAACACTTCAATCGGATGTTTATTCTAAAATTTTTATCATAGTTGACAGTGAAACAGCTAATTACTGTTTGCCCGACTTTTTAGCCAATTTGGCCACGGAAGTCCCTATTGAAATCATTGAATTTGATGCCGGTGAGGTATTTAAAAACATCGAAACCTGTACCCAAATATGGCAGGCTTTGACCGAATTAGGCGCCGATCGTAAAAGTATCATTATTAATGTAGGCGGCGGTGTTGTAACCGATCTTGGCGGATTTGTCGCTTGTACCTATAAAAGAGGAATTGATTTTATCAATGTACCGACTACCCTTTTGGCTATGGTTGACGCTTCTGTAGGCGGTAAAAACGGTGTCGATCTCGGGAATCTTAAAAACCAGATCGGTGTTATTCAAAATCCGAAAGCGGTATTGGTCGATACTCATTATTTAGGAACACTTCCGCAAAATCAAATGCGATCCGGACTAGCCGAAATGCTAAAACACGGATTGATACAAGATTATGACTATTGGAGACAATTTAGCGACCTTTCCAACCTTAATACAGATGACTTGAATGCGCTAATTCATCAATCAGTTATTATTAAGAATAATGTAGTAACACAGGATCCTACCGAAAAAGGACTGCGTAAAGCGTTAAATTTCGGTCATACATTAGGACATGCCATTGAGAGCTATTGTCTCGAAAATGAAAATAAAACAACTTTATTACATGGTGAAGCAATTGCAGCCGGCATGATTCTGGAAAGCTTTTTATCACTTAAAAAAGGATTTTTAACCGATGCCGAATATCACGAAATTAAATATGTGATTACTGATATTTATCCTACGGTTTCTTTTACCGAAAATGACATTAACAGCATCATCGATTTACTGATTCACGATAAGAAAAATGAATTCGGAAAAGTGAAGTTTGTCCTTTTAAATGAAATCGGTGCGGTAAAAACAGATCAGGACATCGAAAACGGCCTGATTTTTAAGGCTTTTGAAGATTATAAAAACTAA
- a CDS encoding arginine decarboxylase has product MNTKYYDLINQTFYFPQEEFTLNKDNLQFHNIDLMKLVEQYGTPLKFTYLPQISNNINKAKGWFRKAMEKHKYEGKYYYCYCTKSSHFEFVMNEAFKNNIHIETSSAFDVNIVENLMEQGKINKNTYVVCNGFKREQYIDNIARLINNGHTKTIPVIDNFEELDLLQEKINGKFKIGIRIAAEEEPKFEFYTSRLGIGYKNIVPFYRKQIQENKNVELKMLHFFINTGIRDTAYYWNELLKCMKVYIALKKECPTLDSLNIGGGFPIKNSLAFEYDYEYMISEILNQIKIACDDADVPVPHIFTEFGSFTVGESGGAIYQVLYQKQQNDREKWNMIDSSFITTLPDTWAINKRFVMMAVNRWNDTYERVLLGGLTCDSDDYYNSEQHMNAVYLPKYNKEKPLYIGFFNTGAYQETIGGFGGLHHCLIPQPKHILIDRDENGIVATEVFSEQQTADEVLKILGYEKKEK; this is encoded by the coding sequence ATGAACACAAAATATTACGACCTTATCAATCAAACTTTCTACTTCCCTCAGGAAGAGTTTACATTAAATAAAGACAACCTTCAGTTTCACAATATCGATCTGATGAAACTGGTTGAACAATATGGTACACCGTTAAAGTTTACCTATTTACCTCAAATTTCCAACAATATCAATAAGGCTAAAGGATGGTTCCGTAAAGCCATGGAAAAACACAAATACGAAGGAAAGTACTACTATTGTTATTGTACCAAAAGTTCCCACTTCGAATTTGTAATGAACGAAGCGTTTAAAAACAATATCCATATCGAAACTTCTTCTGCTTTTGATGTGAATATTGTGGAGAACCTTATGGAACAAGGTAAAATCAATAAAAACACTTATGTTGTATGTAACGGTTTCAAACGTGAACAGTATATCGACAATATTGCACGTTTAATCAATAACGGACATACAAAAACAATCCCTGTAATCGACAACTTTGAAGAATTAGATTTATTACAGGAAAAAATCAACGGGAAATTTAAAATCGGAATCCGTATTGCTGCTGAAGAAGAGCCGAAATTTGAGTTCTATACTTCCCGTTTAGGAATCGGATACAAAAACATCGTACCGTTTTACAGAAAACAAATTCAGGAAAATAAGAATGTGGAGCTGAAAATGTTACACTTCTTTATCAATACCGGTATTCGCGACACGGCTTATTACTGGAATGAGCTTTTAAAATGTATGAAAGTATACATCGCCCTTAAAAAAGAATGTCCGACATTGGATAGTCTTAATATCGGCGGCGGTTTCCCGATTAAAAACTCATTGGCTTTCGAATATGATTATGAATACATGATCAGCGAAATCTTAAACCAGATTAAAATTGCCTGTGACGATGCTGATGTTCCGGTACCGCATATCTTTACCGAATTCGGTTCGTTTACTGTTGGTGAATCCGGTGGTGCTATCTATCAGGTTTTATACCAAAAACAACAAAATGACCGTGAAAAGTGGAATATGATCGATTCTTCTTTTATTACGACTTTACCGGATACCTGGGCAATCAACAAACGTTTTGTTATGATGGCCGTAAACCGTTGGAATGATACCTATGAAAGAGTTCTTTTGGGAGGTTTAACATGTGATAGTGACGATTATTACAACTCGGAACAACACATGAATGCCGTTTACCTTCCGAAGTACAATAAAGAAAAACCATTATATATCGGTTTCTTTAATACCGGTGCTTATCAGGAAACTATCGGTGGTTTCGGAGGATTACATCACTGTCTGATTCCGCAACCGAAACATATCCTTATTGATCGCGATGAAAACGGTATTGTTGCAACAGAAGTATTTTCGGAACAACAAACTGCCGATGAGGTTTTAAAGATCTTAGGTTACGAGAAAAAAGAAAAATAA
- a CDS encoding helix-turn-helix domain-containing protein: MISRALTKIRLSRLEKNYSQEYIASRLSISQSYYGRIENGKKEITLKCLLQILEILEIDLVTFFSQIKGISP; this comes from the coding sequence ATGATTAGCAGGGCTCTTACTAAAATCAGATTATCAAGACTTGAAAAGAATTATTCTCAAGAATATATAGCTTCAAGATTAAGCATATCTCAAAGTTATTATGGACGTATTGAAAACGGTAAAAAAGAAATTACACTTAAATGTTTATTACAAATACTCGAAATTTTAGAAATAGATTTGGTTACTTTTTTTAGTCAGATTAAAGGTATATCACCTTAA
- the thiD gene encoding bifunctional hydroxymethylpyrimidine kinase/phosphomethylpyrimidine kinase: MKKEHIYPVVLTIAGFDGSGGAGIQADIKTISALGCYATSVLTALPVQNTCGVKAIHTIPTEIVQMQLQTIMEDIRPDAIKIGMVHSLELVRIIAEMLQEYPEIPVVFDPVMVATSGHRLIKEDTINEIVNTLFPLSTIITPNLDEAAVLTGAPIGSVDEMRLLGTKIMEKGCQHLLLKGGHLPTKELTSILFDQKGIIAEYTSEKIETNNRHGSGCTLSSAIAAYLAQGKKIPDAVNLAQQYVHEAIKEGADVAIGKGNGPLNHFFAPQQLLKRKAPL, from the coding sequence ATGAAAAAAGAACATATTTACCCGGTAGTATTAACCATAGCAGGTTTCGACGGTAGCGGTGGAGCCGGAATTCAGGCCGATATCAAGACAATTAGTGCATTGGGATGTTATGCTACATCGGTATTAACGGCACTTCCGGTTCAAAATACCTGTGGCGTAAAAGCAATCCATACGATTCCGACGGAGATTGTACAAATGCAATTGCAAACCATAATGGAAGATATACGCCCGGATGCCATTAAAATCGGAATGGTACATAGTTTGGAGCTGGTGCGGATTATAGCCGAAATGCTACAAGAATATCCCGAAATTCCGGTCGTATTTGATCCGGTTATGGTGGCCACAAGCGGACATCGCTTGATTAAAGAAGATACCATAAATGAAATTGTAAATACATTATTTCCCTTATCAACGATTATTACACCCAATTTAGATGAAGCAGCCGTATTAACCGGAGCACCAATCGGTAGTGTCGATGAAATGCGTTTATTGGGGACAAAGATCATGGAAAAAGGATGTCAGCATCTCCTGTTAAAAGGCGGACATTTACCGACTAAAGAATTGACCTCAATTTTATTCGATCAAAAAGGAATTATTGCGGAATATACTTCCGAAAAAATAGAGACAAATAATAGGCATGGTTCCGGTTGTACTTTATCATCGGCCATAGCGGCTTATTTGGCGCAGGGGAAAAAAATACCGGATGCTGTAAATCTGGCGCAACAGTATGTACATGAGGCAATAAAAGAAGGAGCAGATGTAGCTATAGGGAAGGGGAATGGTCCGTTAAATCATTTTTTTGCACCACAACAATTGTTAAAAAGAAAAGCCCCGCTATAA
- a CDS encoding protein-glutamine glutaminase, whose amino-acid sequence MKKKIVVVLAMLLLSVIGCNRKEDLIKDQVVNLESRIIYRYIPDKIIDDGDYFKVSFILSHQLFKIKKNAENSAYINQIEHAIAEKEPLRFLLRPQTNEIVKIENLTGSDTSYFNSFHPEKNPELSLPPLEIGVVVGNEALDQLFAKIKSESCSEDLTVTDTCITFRYPVDGCYARAHKMRKIIESNNYYCEKQFVYGHLRAKDEVKDCCVEWGYHVAVQIRYQDSTGGLIKKLIIDPSLFKDAPISAEMWRAACTASSCGTSYISSFSTVPGNVYYRNEAGDYYLFDEQYKNTNCVLETFKNLVGCYPSPAPDVSHCGF is encoded by the coding sequence ATGAAGAAAAAAATTGTGGTTGTATTAGCAATGCTATTATTAAGTGTAATTGGTTGCAATAGAAAAGAAGATTTGATAAAAGATCAGGTTGTTAATCTTGAAAGTCGGATAATATATCGGTATATTCCGGATAAAATAATAGATGATGGGGATTATTTTAAAGTCTCATTTATTTTATCACATCAGCTCTTTAAAATCAAAAAAAATGCTGAAAATTCGGCTTATATCAATCAAATTGAACACGCAATAGCTGAAAAAGAACCTTTACGTTTTTTGTTACGACCTCAAACAAATGAAATCGTAAAGATTGAAAATCTTACCGGTAGTGATACGAGTTATTTTAACTCTTTTCATCCTGAAAAAAATCCGGAGCTGTCATTACCTCCTTTAGAGATAGGAGTTGTAGTTGGAAATGAAGCCTTAGATCAATTGTTTGCTAAAATCAAAAGTGAATCCTGTTCAGAAGATTTAACTGTAACGGATACCTGTATTACATTCCGATATCCGGTTGACGGTTGTTATGCAAGAGCGCATAAAATGCGGAAAATAATAGAGAGTAATAACTATTATTGTGAAAAACAGTTTGTTTATGGTCATTTAAGAGCTAAAGATGAAGTGAAAGATTGTTGTGTTGAATGGGGGTACCATGTTGCTGTACAAATAAGATATCAAGATTCAACGGGAGGTTTAATCAAAAAACTGATTATTGATCCATCGTTATTCAAGGATGCTCCTATAAGTGCAGAAATGTGGAGAGCTGCTTGTACGGCTTCATCTTGTGGAACGAGCTATATTTCATCATTTTCGACTGTGCCTGGAAATGTATATTACCGAAATGAAGCCGGTGATTATTATTTATTTGATGAGCAATATAAAAATACAAATTGTGTATTGGAAACATTTAAAAACCTCGTAGGATGTTATCCTTCACCGGCTCCGGATGTATCGCACTGTGGATTCTGA
- a CDS encoding proline dehydrogenase family protein gives MEKIFNNTQVAFALKSDTELDRAYFLFKMIDNEPLVKIGTAVTNFALKAHLPVEGLIRATVFDHFCGGVSEDDCLKVVDKMFTKGVTSVLDYSVEGKEDEAQFDAALEMTLKTIEFAKEREAIPFAVFKPTGLGRFFLYEKLGEKKQLTPEEQTEWDRVVARFEKVCRTAYEKDVALLIDGEESWMQDAADDLVADMMRKYNKQKAIIYNTLQMYRWDRLDYLKKLHSEAKAEGFHIGMKIVRGAYMEKENKRAEEKGYKSPICVSKEATDINYDSAIQYMIENIDMMAIFAGTHNENSSYRLMQLMEEHNIPKHDSRVFFGQLYGMSDNISYNLAAHDFNVSKYLPFGPVRDVMPYLIRRAEENTSVAGQTSRELTLLKNERKRRKTEDN, from the coding sequence ATGGAAAAAATATTTAACAACACACAGGTTGCTTTTGCACTAAAAAGCGATACGGAGCTTGACAGAGCTTATTTTCTTTTTAAAATGATTGACAATGAACCTTTGGTGAAAATAGGAACTGCGGTGACTAATTTTGCATTAAAGGCACATTTACCGGTAGAAGGATTAATACGGGCCACTGTATTTGATCATTTTTGTGGAGGCGTTAGTGAGGATGACTGTCTGAAAGTAGTAGATAAAATGTTTACCAAAGGGGTAACATCAGTTTTAGATTATTCGGTTGAAGGAAAAGAAGATGAAGCACAGTTTGATGCGGCTTTGGAGATGACGTTAAAAACGATTGAATTTGCTAAAGAAAGAGAAGCAATCCCTTTTGCAGTATTCAAGCCAACCGGTTTAGGTCGTTTTTTCTTATATGAAAAACTGGGTGAGAAAAAACAATTAACACCGGAAGAACAAACGGAATGGGACAGAGTAGTGGCTCGTTTTGAAAAAGTTTGTCGTACGGCTTACGAAAAAGATGTCGCTTTATTAATTGACGGTGAAGAAAGTTGGATGCAGGATGCTGCTGATGATTTGGTAGCCGATATGATGCGTAAATACAACAAGCAAAAAGCGATTATTTATAATACACTTCAAATGTATCGTTGGGATCGTTTGGATTACCTGAAAAAACTACATTCGGAAGCAAAAGCGGAAGGTTTTCATATCGGAATGAAAATCGTTCGTGGTGCTTATATGGAAAAAGAGAACAAACGGGCAGAAGAGAAAGGTTATAAATCACCGATTTGTGTTTCGAAAGAAGCTACGGATATCAATTATGATAGTGCTATTCAATATATGATTGAAAATATTGATATGATGGCGATTTTTGCCGGAACACACAATGAAAACAGCTCATACCGTTTGATGCAGTTGATGGAAGAACACAATATTCCAAAACATGATTCAAGAGTGTTTTTCGGACAACTATACGGAATGAGTGATAATATCAGTTATAATTTAGCCGCTCATGATTTTAACGTATCGAAGTATTTACCGTTCGGACCGGTACGTGATGTTATGCCGTACTTAATCCGACGTGCAGAAGAAAATACTTCGGTTGCCGGACAAACCAGCAGAGAATTAACACTTTTGAAAAACGAAAGAAAACGTCGAAAAACAGAAGATAATTAA
- a CDS encoding protein-glutamine glutaminase gives MLKIKSYQSQVSVENIPDLKRKKQNHKAVNLKIVVIVVMLAVLFTDCSNTDSFSNIDSEKNFPTQESARNGQPSFKGSVLKVTKVGNDLKITFKLHAQFFTMVLTEETNGYFELVKNAMSKGLVLNVYLKEGTNEIIKVDKVSAAEQESFNARFKTKRVGVANNLQTVLPDLNTLKLMYERIRNESCWIFHSFTQECIPFRYPVDGCYARAHKMRQILTENGYDCEKQFVYGNLRAQSLDKACCVNWCYHVAVLVSYKDDSGEIQKRIIDPSLFKDGPVTETDWRAACTNSNCGETNIVSYANTSGDTYYRGPKGKLFMYDDEYRNTDCVLNVFMRYKDCTPTPAPDVSFCSF, from the coding sequence ATGTTAAAAATAAAATCATATCAAAGCCAAGTTAGTGTAGAGAATATACCTGATTTAAAACGAAAAAAGCAAAATCATAAAGCTGTTAATCTGAAAATAGTAGTTATAGTAGTAATGTTGGCTGTTTTATTTACAGACTGTTCAAACACGGATTCTTTTTCAAATATCGATTCAGAAAAGAATTTTCCGACACAGGAATCGGCAAGGAATGGACAGCCTTCTTTTAAAGGTAGTGTTCTTAAAGTTACCAAAGTAGGAAATGATTTAAAAATTACATTTAAATTACATGCTCAGTTTTTTACAATGGTATTGACGGAAGAAACGAATGGCTATTTTGAATTAGTAAAGAATGCGATGTCTAAAGGTTTGGTGCTGAATGTTTATTTAAAGGAAGGAACTAATGAGATTATAAAAGTAGACAAAGTTTCTGCAGCTGAACAAGAGTCTTTCAACGCAAGATTTAAGACTAAAAGAGTAGGAGTAGCAAATAATTTACAAACTGTACTACCGGATTTGAATACATTGAAACTAATGTATGAACGAATTAGAAATGAGTCCTGTTGGATATTTCATTCATTTACACAAGAATGCATTCCGTTTCGCTATCCTGTTGATGGCTGTTATGCCCGGGCGCATAAAATGAGGCAAATCTTAACAGAGAATGGATATGACTGTGAGAAACAATTTGTCTACGGTAATTTAAGAGCACAAAGTCTTGATAAAGCCTGTTGTGTAAATTGGTGCTATCATGTTGCTGTTTTGGTTAGTTATAAAGATGATTCAGGAGAAATCCAAAAACGAATTATTGACCCTTCGTTATTTAAAGATGGTCCTGTTACAGAAACTGATTGGAGAGCGGCATGCACCAATTCCAACTGTGGAGAAACTAATATTGTCTCATATGCGAATACTTCCGGGGATACATATTACAGAGGTCCGAAAGGAAAACTCTTTATGTATGATGATGAATATCGAAATACAGATTGTGTGCTAAATGTTTTTATGAGATATAAAGATTGTACACCTACGCCCGCACCGGACGTGTCTTTTTGTTCTTTTTAA
- the fabG gene encoding 3-oxoacyl-[acyl-carrier-protein] reductase yields MKLLEGKTAIITGASRGIGRGIAEVFAKQGANVAFTYSASAEAAKALENELSALGVKAKGYQSNAADFNEAQKLVDDVIAEFGNVDILINNAGITKDNLLMRISEEDFDSVIDVNLKSVFNMTKAVQRIMLKNRAGSIINMSSVVGVKGNAGQTNYAASKAGVIGFSKSVALELGSRNIRCNVIAPGFIETEMTAKLNEDVVKGWRENIPLKRGGSPEDVANACVFLASDMSAYVTGQVLNVDGGMLT; encoded by the coding sequence ATGAAATTACTGGAAGGAAAAACCGCAATCATCACAGGAGCGAGTAGAGGAATCGGAAGAGGAATTGCTGAAGTATTTGCTAAACAAGGTGCTAATGTAGCTTTTACTTATAGTGCTTCTGCCGAAGCAGCGAAAGCTTTGGAAAACGAATTATCGGCTTTGGGCGTAAAAGCAAAAGGCTATCAGTCAAATGCAGCTGATTTTAATGAAGCGCAAAAATTGGTTGATGACGTAATTGCAGAATTCGGAAACGTGGATATCCTGATCAATAATGCGGGAATAACAAAAGATAACCTTTTAATGCGTATTTCGGAAGAAGATTTCGACAGCGTTATTGACGTAAATTTAAAATCGGTTTTTAATATGACGAAAGCCGTTCAGCGAATTATGTTGAAAAACCGTGCCGGTTCTATCATTAACATGAGTTCAGTAGTAGGAGTAAAAGGAAATGCAGGTCAAACAAACTATGCGGCTTCAAAAGCGGGAGTTATCGGTTTTTCTAAATCTGTTGCATTAGAATTAGGTTCTCGTAATATTCGTTGTAACGTAATTGCTCCGGGCTTTATTGAAACGGAAATGACAGCAAAACTGAATGAAGATGTAGTAAAAGGATGGCGCGAAAATATTCCGTTGAAAAGAGGCGGATCTCCTGAAGATGTAGCAAATGCTTGCGTTTTCTTGGCATCAGACATGAGTGCTTATGTAACCGGTCAGGTGTTGAATGTTGACGGAGGAATGTTAACATAA
- a CDS encoding deoxyhypusine synthase family protein, translating into MSKGPISQFIEKYYLHFNSATVVDAAKAYEAQLQNGAKMMVTLAGAMSTAELGKIFAEMIRQDKVQIISCTGANLEEDIMNLVAHSHYERVPNYRDLTPQEEWDLLERGLNRVTDTCIPEHEAFRRLQKHIHKIWKDAEDAGERYFPHEFMYKMLLSGCLEEYYEIDLKDSWMYAAAEKNLPIVVPGWEDSTMGNIFASYVIKGELKATTMKSGIEYMTFLADWYTKNSDKGVGFFQIGGGIAGDFPICVVPMLYQDMEMHDVPFWSYFCQISDSTTSYGSYSGAVPNEKITWGKLDINTPKFVIESDATIVAPLIFAYLLDM; encoded by the coding sequence ATGAGTAAAGGACCAATCAGTCAGTTTATTGAAAAGTATTATTTACATTTCAACTCTGCGACGGTAGTTGATGCGGCTAAAGCCTACGAAGCTCAATTACAGAACGGTGCAAAAATGATGGTGACATTAGCCGGAGCCATGAGTACAGCAGAATTAGGAAAGATTTTTGCTGAAATGATCCGTCAAGATAAAGTACAAATCATCTCCTGTACAGGTGCCAACCTGGAAGAAGATATCATGAACCTTGTTGCACACTCACACTATGAGCGTGTTCCCAACTATCGTGATCTGACACCACAGGAAGAATGGGATTTATTGGAAAGAGGTTTAAACCGAGTAACGGATACTTGTATTCCGGAACATGAAGCTTTCCGTCGTTTACAAAAACACATCCACAAAATCTGGAAAGATGCTGAAGATGCAGGTGAGCGTTATTTCCCACATGAATTTATGTATAAAATGTTACTTTCAGGATGTCTGGAGGAATATTACGAAATTGATTTAAAAGATAGCTGGATGTATGCAGCAGCAGAAAAAAACCTACCTATCGTAGTTCCGGGATGGGAAGATAGTACAATGGGTAACATTTTCGCTTCATACGTAATCAAAGGTGAGTTAAAAGCTACAACTATGAAATCAGGTATTGAATACATGACTTTCCTAGCTGATTGGTATACTAAAAATAGTGATAAAGGAGTTGGATTCTTCCAAATCGGTGGTGGTATTGCAGGTGACTTCCCTATTTGTGTAGTTCCGATGTTATATCAGGATATGGAAATGCACGATGTGCCTTTCTGGAGTTATTTCTGTCAGATATCTGATTCTACTACAAGTTACGGTTCGTATTCCGGTGCTGTTCCAAATGAAAAAATCACTTGGGGTAAATTGGATATCAACACACCAAAATTTGTAATTGAGTCGGATGCAACTATTGTAGCACCACTTATTTTTGCTTATCTATTGGATATGTAA
- a CDS encoding DNA primase: MKRVIVDYAKLTNEILTLLVEKFPDGYDDSDVIRFKNAKNETVEAVEVRTEDTIYLVKVSTKLADRIENFDDDDEDISGEDSLDIKGLDIEDGEDDDVKKAKAAKPKKSNDDEEDDEDDEDGDDDDYDDDDEDRDYDEEDDDEDDEE; encoded by the coding sequence ATGAAAAGAGTAATTGTAGATTACGCTAAGTTAACTAATGAAATCTTAACTCTCTTAGTTGAGAAATTTCCGGACGGATATGATGATTCAGATGTCATCCGTTTTAAAAACGCTAAGAATGAAACAGTTGAAGCAGTTGAAGTACGAACTGAAGACACTATTTACTTAGTAAAAGTGAGCACTAAACTTGCTGACAGAATTGAAAACTTTGATGATGATGACGAAGATATCTCAGGAGAAGACTCTTTAGATATCAAAGGACTTGACATTGAAGACGGTGAAGATGACGATGTTAAAAAAGCAAAAGCAGCTAAACCAAAAAAATCGAATGACGACGAAGAAGATGATGAAGATGATGAAGACGGTGACGATGATGATTATGATGACGACGATGAAGACCGTGATTATGACGAGGAAGATGATGATGAAGACGATGAAGAGTAA